From one Rhodamnia argentea isolate NSW1041297 chromosome 1, ASM2092103v1, whole genome shotgun sequence genomic stretch:
- the LOC115745244 gene encoding pentatricopeptide repeat-containing protein At4g39530-like produces MVARALLARQCRRISKAMRPSFTFSTFPSETPFRPLPSSRVKRREFAKLLQLPASDSVNPIRHHKKLHRQIVDWGFQYDVFLANVLLHSYSKSGGLRDARGVFDDIPERNLITWSSLISMYARHSYCSEALMSFVEFQRSSVERPNEYILASLIRGCAQSGGLDEGAQVHGFVVKAGLGQDVYVGTSLVFLYANNGDIDGARSVFDSLLDKTDVTWTAIISGHVKCGRSEVSLQLFSQMIDAGLLPDKYVISSVLSACSALEFVEGGKQIHAHILRREAEMDISVVNVLIDCYSKSRMAQAARRLFDHMEVRNMVSWTTMISGYMQNAYDKEALKLFAEMTGLGWNPDAFACTSVLTSCGSLEALIQGKQVHAYTIKANLEFDDFVKNGLIDMYAKCNDLADARELFDVMDGKNVVSYNAMIEGYSRLEKLEEALDLFHSMRLASFSPSPLTFVSILGLSTALFTLELSKQVHGLLSKSGISMDLFAGSSLIDVYSKCSLVRDARLVFEEMSDRDSVVWNAMFFGYSQQMENEETFKLFLELQLSEQQPNEFTFASLIPAASNLASLQHGQQFHSQIIKRGLNFDPFVANAVVDMYAKCGSIQEARKAFDLAICEDVVCWNSMITTYAQHGEAQAALQIFDEMIIAGVKPNYITYVGILSACSHAGLVEDGLRHYNSMSGLGIEPETEHYACMVSLLGRAGRLKDAVDFIETMPIQPMALVWRSLLSACRNAGDSELGKYAAEMAISLDPMDSGSYTLLSNIFASKGKWFDVKKVRQRMDETGVVKEPGTSWIEVNDEVHVFVARDWTHCEADLIFSVLDYLILQIKEIGYVPNNVAVIIDD; encoded by the coding sequence ATGGTCGCTCGAGCACTCCTCGCAAGACAATGTCGCAGGATTTCCAAAGCCATGAGACCGTCCTTCACTTTCTCCACCTTCCCGTCGGAGACCCCGTTTCGTCCGCTTCCCAGTTCGCGGGTCAAGAGGCGTGAATTCGCCAAGCTCCTGCAGTTGCCCGCCTCCGACTCCGTCAACCCCATTCGTCACCACAAGAAGCTCCACCGCCAAATCGTCGACTGGGGATTTCAGTACGATGTGTTTCTTGCCAACGTTCTGCTACACTCTTACTCCAAGTCTGGTGGTTTACGTGATGCAAGAGGGGTGTTTGATGATATCCCTGAGAGGAACCTGATCACTTGGTCTTCGCTGATTTCGATGTACGCCCGGCATAGTTATTGCAGTGAAGCACTGATGAGCTTTGTGGAATTTCAGAGAAGCTCTGTGGAGAGGCCGAATGAGTATATCTTGGCCAGTCTGATCCGAGGTTGTGCGCAGTCGGGTGGCCTTGATGAAGGAGCTCAGGTGCATGGTTTCGTTGTTAAGGCCGGTCTCGGTCAGGATGTCTATGTTGGCACTTCCCTGGTTTTTTTGTATGCGAATAATGGTGATATAGATGGGGCGAGATCAGTTTTTGATAGTTTATTGGATAAGACTGATGTTACTTGGACTGCGATCATAAGTGGGCACGTGAAATGTGGGAGAAGTGAAGTCTCTCTGCAGTTGTTTAGCCAGATGATAGATGCTGGCCTGCTTCCTGACAAATATGTGATTTCCAGTGTTTTAAGTGCTTGCTCAGCACTTGAGTTTGTTGAAGGTGGCAAGCAAATTCATGCTCACATACTAAGGCGAGAAGCAGAGATGGACATTTCAGTGGTTAATGTGCTGATCGATTGTTATTCGAAATCTCGCATGGCACAAGCAGCTCGGAGGTTATTTGACCATATGGAAGTTCGAAATATGGTCTCTTGGACCACGATGATTTCTGGGTACATGCAGAATGCGTATGATAAAGAAGCATTGAAGCTTTTTGCAGAGATGACTGGATTGGGTTGGAATCCCGATGCATTTGCTTGCACCAGTGTTCTCACATCATGTGGCTCGCTCGAGGCCTTAATACAGGGAAAGCAAGTTCATGCTTACACTATCAAGGCCAATTTAGAGTTTGATGATTTCGTAAAAAATGGCTTGATCGATAtgtatgcaaaatgcaatgACTTAGCGGATGCTAGGGAACTTTTCGATGTTATGGATGGGAAAAATGTTGTCTCCTATAATGCTATGATTGAAGGTTACTCAAGATTAGAGAAACTGGAGGAAGCATTAGATCTCTTCCATAGTATGAGGCTTGCGTCGTTCTCCCCAAGTCCATTGACATTTGTCAGCATCCTTGGATTATCGACTGCTTTATTCACCTTGGAATTGAGCAAGCAAGTTCATGGCCTCTTAAGTAAATCTGGAATTTCTATGGACTTATTTGCAGGGAGTTCACTGATCGATGTTTATTCCAAGTGTTCTTTAGTCCGAGATGCGAGGCTAGTATTTGAAGAGATGAGCGATAGAGATAGTGTAGTTTGGAATGCAATGTTCTTTGGATATAGTCAGCAAATGGAAAATGAGGAGACCTTCAAATTGTTCTTGGAATTACAGTTATCCGAACAACAACCCAATGAATTCACGTTCGCTTCCCTTATCCCAGCAGCAAGCAATTTAGCGAGTCTCCAACATGGTCAACAGTTCCATAGCCAGATTATAAAGCGTGGTTTGAATTTTGACCCATTTGTCGCGAATGCTGTTGTGGATATGTATGCTAAATGTGGAAGTATTCAGGAGGCCAGGAAAGCGTTTGACCTTGCTATTTGTGAAGATGTTGTATGTTGGAACTCCATGATCACAACATATGCACAACATGGAGAAGCACAGGCTGCTCTCCAGATATTTGACGAAATGATAATTGCAGGAGTGAAACCAAATTACATCACATATGTGGGCATCCTCTCTGCATGCAGCCATGCGGGGCTTGTGGAAGATGGATTGCGGCATTATAACTCGATGAGTGGGCTTGGAATTGAACCGGAGACCGAACATTATGCCTGCATGGTCTCCCTTTTGGGCCGAGCTGGGAGACTAAAGGATGCTGTGGATTTCATTGAGACAATGCCAATTCAACCGATGGCACTGGTATGGAGGAGCTTGCTCAGTGCATGCAGGAATGCTGGTGACAGTGAACTAGGAAAGTATGCTGCAGAGATGGCAATCTCTTTGGACCCGATGGATAGTGGATCTTATACACTACTCTCAAATATTTTTGCATCAAAAGGAAAGTGGTTTGATGTAAAGAAGGTGAGGCAGAGAATGGACGAGACTGGAGTCGTAAAAGAACCAGGAACAAGTTGGATAGAAGTCAATGATGAGGTTCATGTGTTTGTTGCTAGAGACTGGACTCATTGTGAGgctgatttgattttttcagtTTTGGACTATCTAATTCTTCAGATAAAAGAGATCGGTTATGTGCCA